From one Streptomyces mobaraensis genomic stretch:
- a CDS encoding AfsR/SARP family transcriptional regulator: MTRTLDIGVLGPLRLRSGDAVPTPTAPKEKKLLALLLMESGHVVPVGAIVDELWPDRPPRTAMAVAQTYVLNIRRNLAVALGMAASEVRNELLLTKNKGYVFRTDGCDFDLARYRALVAAGRQALRTGHEEPGARLLRQADEVWQGPPLADVDQGLKLRAATARLEQSRATDRALRIGAELRLGRHHGLLGELSALVEQHPLDERLRGFYMLALHRSGFRPKALDVFQDLRRAMTARLGLEPCQELQSLRHDILASHAGVGPVTAPGAHPPDGAGMPVGAACAEPAAPSCR; the protein is encoded by the coding sequence ATGACGCGTACCCTGGACATCGGAGTTCTCGGCCCGCTGCGCCTGCGTTCGGGCGATGCGGTACCCACCCCGACCGCGCCCAAGGAAAAGAAGCTCCTGGCGCTGCTCCTGATGGAATCCGGCCATGTCGTCCCGGTCGGTGCCATCGTCGACGAATTATGGCCGGACCGGCCACCGAGGACCGCCATGGCGGTCGCGCAGACCTACGTCCTGAACATCCGGCGGAATCTCGCCGTCGCCCTCGGGATGGCGGCCTCCGAGGTCCGGAATGAACTGCTGCTGACGAAGAACAAGGGATACGTCTTCCGCACCGACGGCTGCGACTTCGACCTGGCCCGCTACCGCGCCCTGGTGGCCGCGGGGCGGCAGGCGCTGCGGACCGGCCACGAGGAGCCGGGGGCGCGGCTGCTCCGGCAGGCGGACGAGGTGTGGCAGGGGCCGCCGCTGGCCGACGTCGACCAGGGCCTGAAGCTCCGGGCGGCCACGGCGCGGCTGGAGCAGTCCCGGGCCACGGACCGCGCGCTGCGCATCGGGGCGGAACTCCGGCTGGGCCGGCACCACGGCCTGCTCGGGGAATTGTCCGCACTCGTGGAACAGCACCCCCTGGACGAGCGGCTGCGCGGTTTCTACATGCTCGCCCTGCACCGCAGCGGATTCCGTCCGAAGGCGCTCGACGTCTTCCAGGATCTGCGCCGGGCGATGACCGCCCGGCTCGGCCTGGAGCCCTGCCAGGAATTGCAGTCGCTGCGGCACGACATTCTGGCGTCGCACGCGGGCGTGGGGCCGGTGACGGCACCGGGAGCGCATCCGCCCGACGGCGCCGGAATGCCCGTCGGAGCCGCCTGCGCGGAACCCGCCGCGCCCTCGTGCCGATGA
- a CDS encoding VOC family protein: MRVSSLLHYGLQVPDLGRGKDFYTDFGLTVDERGSSLAVRCAERPVDRTLLTEGPEKRLHHVAFGVPAGALPAMQRHLEGAGVRLEDAPSSGVEGGLWFRDPDGTLVAVLEEPSLPAAPAGAPPMNLPGDYRRKDEARWPAAGAPARPRRLGHVLVFSPDPARTEAFYTRILGLGVSDRVPGVVTFLNTGPGDHHVFGLVKSTHPGLHHSSWEVGSVDEMVIGARNLAERGSGLGWGLGRHTFGSNLFHYIRDPWGSWIEYFLDMDQITENWRPRDWQDVPSAVWCPLRPAEFTENLEPRK; encoded by the coding sequence ATGCGGGTTTCCAGCCTCCTCCATTACGGCCTGCAGGTTCCGGACCTGGGCCGGGGGAAGGATTTCTACACGGATTTCGGGCTCACGGTGGACGAACGCGGTTCCTCCCTGGCCGTGCGCTGCGCGGAGCGGCCGGTGGACCGGACGCTGCTGACGGAGGGGCCCGAGAAGCGGCTGCACCACGTCGCGTTCGGCGTCCCCGCCGGAGCGCTGCCCGCGATGCAGCGGCACCTGGAGGGAGCGGGCGTCCGGCTGGAGGACGCGCCCTCGTCCGGCGTGGAAGGCGGCCTGTGGTTCCGGGACCCGGACGGCACCCTGGTCGCCGTCCTGGAGGAGCCCTCGCTCCCGGCCGCGCCGGCCGGAGCGCCGCCGATGAACCTGCCGGGCGACTACCGCCGGAAGGACGAGGCGCGGTGGCCGGCCGCCGGCGCGCCGGCGCGGCCCCGCCGCCTCGGCCACGTCCTGGTGTTCTCCCCGGACCCGGCCCGCACGGAGGCGTTCTACACCCGGATCCTCGGGCTGGGCGTGTCCGACCGCGTCCCCGGCGTGGTGACGTTCCTCAACACCGGCCCCGGGGACCACCATGTGTTCGGCCTGGTCAAGAGCACCCACCCCGGACTGCACCATTCGAGCTGGGAGGTCGGCAGCGTCGACGAGATGGTGATCGGCGCCCGGAACCTCGCCGAGCGCGGCAGCGGTCTCGGCTGGGGCCTCGGCCGGCACACCTTCGGCTCCAACCTGTTCCACTACATCCGTGATCCGTGGGGCAGTTGGATCGAGTACTTCCTCGACATGGACCAGATCACCGAGAACTGGCGGCCGCGCGACTGGCAGGACGTCCCGTCCGCCGTCTGGTGCCCCCTGCGCCCGGCCGAGTTCACCGAGAACCTCGAACCCCGGAAGTAG
- a CDS encoding fumarylacetoacetate hydrolase family protein has translation MSAAPWSLVTYLSPGRPGPRTGVLTAAGTVHPAPGPLADTPLTDLLARWERVSGTLRDWRPEDAEPVPGAELLAPLRYPGTVLCSGANYYGHLDEMHVERRDPPAEAYFFLKTPRTTVIGPGAEIPYPAGPGRLLDWEAELAVVVGRSGKGFSPDEALGHVAGYTIANDVSARDALRRDDAVGPPFQYDWLRAKSLDGFCPLGPGIVPAWFVDDPQELGIRLSVNGEVKQDSSTKDMIRPVCELLSIAARDMTLLPGDVVLTGSPAGVGLARGEFLAPGDEIVIEIERLGRLHNTVGPAPAE, from the coding sequence GTGTCCGCCGCCCCCTGGTCCCTGGTGACCTATCTGTCCCCCGGCCGCCCCGGTCCGCGCACCGGCGTCCTCACCGCCGCCGGCACCGTCCACCCCGCGCCGGGCCCCCTCGCGGACACCCCGCTCACCGACCTCCTCGCCCGGTGGGAGCGGGTGAGCGGGACGCTGCGCGACTGGCGGCCGGAGGACGCGGAGCCGGTGCCCGGCGCGGAGCTGCTGGCCCCGCTGCGCTACCCGGGCACCGTGCTGTGCTCCGGCGCCAACTACTACGGCCACCTGGACGAGATGCACGTCGAGCGGCGGGACCCGCCCGCCGAGGCGTACTTCTTCCTCAAGACGCCGCGGACCACCGTCATCGGCCCCGGCGCGGAGATCCCCTACCCGGCCGGCCCCGGCCGGCTGCTCGACTGGGAGGCCGAACTCGCCGTCGTCGTCGGCCGGTCCGGCAAGGGCTTCTCCCCCGACGAGGCCCTCGGCCACGTCGCCGGGTACACCATCGCCAACGACGTGTCGGCGCGCGACGCCCTGCGGCGCGACGACGCGGTGGGCCCGCCCTTCCAGTACGACTGGCTGCGCGCCAAGTCGCTGGACGGCTTCTGCCCGCTGGGCCCCGGCATCGTCCCGGCCTGGTTCGTCGACGACCCTCAGGAGCTGGGCATCCGGCTGTCGGTCAACGGCGAGGTGAAGCAGGACTCTTCCACCAAGGACATGATCCGGCCGGTGTGCGAGCTGCTCTCGATCGCGGCCCGGGACATGACGCTGCTGCCGGGTGACGTCGTCCTGACCGGTTCGCCGGCCGGAGTGGGCCTGGCGCGGGGCGAGTTCCTGGCCCCCGGCGACGAGATCGTCATCGAGATCGAGCGGCTCGGGAGGCTCCACAACACCGTCGGCCCCGCGCCGGCGGAGTGA
- a CDS encoding phytoene desaturase family protein produces the protein MTVRSDAVVIGAGHNTLITAAYLTRAGLSVTVLEERPEPGGGTATHELTLPGFHDDIASTFHMYAQLNPAVGGGELGLEEHGLRYVTPSPALVSCDGTGTLAVGRDAEATAEAIGRYSPADADAFRRLLADYEPLLAERLRRSAAPPGTVRGNSPAAARLDALAARDGYGVVRESFQDDRTRALLLGFASAIGDLSRPGTGFVPAEFAYLLTRMTGAVPLGGSAALPRALAATVQAHGGRVLCGRRVERIAVENGRATAVTTADGERFQAGRAVVSGAHITQLAGLLGPDVRLPAAFDALRHWRNGGSVFQVHLALRRAPALVSGDGPLRAVTATFGSASGLAAQWADIAAGTLSGDERMMVALAPSLVDPGRTPPGLASVRLFTYAPYRLNGDPARWEAEKERYAERLLAVYARHVEGYAPGDELARSVHTPVDLAALNRHFAEGGYMGGEMSLGQLGTDRPVPGWSAYRMPVPALYQTGSCTHTGGGVSGWPGRNAARAVLEDLGIDPGTLMRDPRDVRLPVLPTVPNGPGDPV, from the coding sequence ATGACCGTACGCAGCGACGCCGTGGTGATCGGCGCCGGCCACAACACCCTGATCACCGCCGCCTATCTGACCCGCGCCGGCCTCTCCGTGACCGTGCTGGAGGAACGGCCGGAACCCGGCGGCGGTACCGCCACCCACGAGCTGACCCTGCCCGGCTTCCACGACGACATCGCGTCCACCTTCCATATGTACGCCCAGCTCAACCCGGCCGTCGGCGGCGGTGAACTGGGCCTGGAGGAACACGGGCTGCGGTACGTCACCCCGTCCCCCGCCCTGGTGTCCTGCGACGGCACCGGCACGCTGGCCGTCGGACGGGACGCCGAGGCCACGGCCGAGGCCATCGGGCGGTACAGCCCGGCGGACGCCGACGCCTTCCGGCGGCTGCTCGCCGACTACGAACCACTCCTCGCCGAACGCCTGCGGCGGTCCGCGGCGCCGCCCGGCACCGTGCGCGGGAACTCCCCGGCCGCCGCCCGGCTGGACGCCCTCGCGGCCCGCGACGGGTACGGCGTGGTCCGCGAGAGCTTCCAGGACGACCGCACCCGCGCCCTGCTCCTCGGCTTCGCCTCGGCCATCGGCGACCTGAGCCGCCCGGGAACGGGCTTCGTCCCGGCCGAGTTCGCGTACCTGCTGACCCGGATGACCGGAGCCGTCCCCCTCGGCGGATCCGCCGCCCTGCCCCGCGCCCTGGCCGCGACCGTCCAGGCCCACGGCGGCCGGGTCCTGTGCGGACGCCGGGTGGAGCGGATCGCCGTGGAGAACGGCCGGGCCACGGCGGTGACCACGGCCGACGGCGAACGCTTCCAGGCCGGCCGGGCCGTGGTGTCGGGAGCGCACATCACTCAGCTGGCCGGCCTGCTCGGGCCGGACGTCCGCCTCCCGGCCGCGTTCGACGCGCTGCGCCACTGGCGCAACGGCGGATCGGTGTTCCAGGTGCACCTCGCCCTCCGCCGGGCACCGGCGCTGGTCTCCGGGGACGGACCGCTGCGCGCCGTCACCGCGACCTTCGGCAGCGCGAGCGGGCTCGCCGCCCAGTGGGCGGACATCGCGGCGGGCACCCTGTCCGGGGACGAGCGCATGATGGTCGCCCTCGCGCCGTCGCTCGTCGACCCCGGCCGGACGCCCCCGGGGCTCGCCTCCGTCCGGCTGTTCACCTACGCCCCCTACCGCCTGAACGGGGACCCGGCGCGGTGGGAGGCGGAGAAGGAACGGTACGCGGAACGGCTGCTCGCCGTGTACGCGCGCCACGTCGAGGGATACGCGCCGGGCGACGAGCTGGCGCGCTCCGTTCACACCCCCGTGGACCTCGCCGCCCTGAACAGGCACTTCGCCGAGGGCGGTTACATGGGCGGCGAGATGAGCCTGGGACAGCTCGGCACGGACCGGCCCGTCCCCGGCTGGAGCGCCTACCGGATGCCCGTCCCCGCGCTGTACCAGACCGGGTCGTGCACCCACACCGGCGGCGGGGTGAGCGGCTGGCCCGGGCGCAACGCCGCCCGGGCGGTCCTGGAGGACCTGGGCATCGACCCCGGCACGCTGATGAGGGACCCGCGGGACGTGCGGCTGCCGGTCCTCCCCACGGTGCCCAACGGGCCGGGGGATCCCGTCTGA
- a CDS encoding acyl-CoA dehydrogenase family protein — MSLSTAAPSASPRAAGLAAGAERAAAVAARHAEAADAARRLPPEVLDALVTAGFARHFVPAAHGGTQGTFTELAHALTTVGGGCVSAAWVALIHASSARMAAFLPAAGRDEVWADGPDVPVSSALRPAGEATRAGDDWVVSGRWDFLSGVASSDWSLLCVAGERCEGGRPGETRYFAVPRRACAVEETWCPSGMRATASDSLRADGVRVPAARTFLHTALLSGSADPDAAACHRTPLQACSPPLFVAPALGAADRALTAWARGRAKRDATARLALARGTAELDIARLLLDRSVAAADAVEAEPGSVARTLRDAAVAARLVRDALDRIVDLSGSALLTETDPLQRAWRDVRTATAHGALDLDRNSAQYARDAWGWEP; from the coding sequence ATGAGCCTGTCCACCGCGGCACCGTCCGCGTCGCCGCGGGCGGCGGGCCTGGCGGCCGGGGCCGAACGGGCGGCCGCCGTCGCGGCCCGCCACGCGGAGGCGGCGGACGCCGCCCGCCGACTGCCGCCCGAGGTGCTCGACGCGCTGGTCACCGCGGGGTTCGCACGGCACTTCGTGCCCGCCGCCCACGGCGGAACCCAGGGCACGTTCACGGAACTGGCCCACGCCCTCACCACCGTCGGCGGCGGCTGTGTGTCGGCCGCCTGGGTCGCGCTGATCCACGCCTCCTCGGCCCGCATGGCCGCGTTCCTGCCGGCCGCCGGGCGGGACGAGGTGTGGGCCGACGGCCCCGACGTCCCGGTCTCCAGCGCCCTCCGCCCCGCCGGCGAGGCGACCCGCGCCGGCGACGACTGGGTGGTCTCCGGGCGCTGGGACTTCCTCAGCGGCGTCGCCTCCTCCGACTGGTCGCTGCTCTGCGTCGCTGGCGAGCGCTGCGAGGGCGGACGGCCGGGGGAGACGCGGTACTTCGCCGTGCCCCGGCGCGCGTGCGCGGTCGAGGAGACCTGGTGCCCCAGCGGGATGCGGGCCACGGCCAGCGACTCGCTGCGCGCCGACGGGGTACGGGTGCCCGCCGCCCGGACCTTCCTCCACACGGCGCTGCTGTCCGGCAGCGCCGACCCGGACGCCGCCGCCTGCCACCGCACCCCCCTCCAGGCGTGCAGCCCGCCGCTGTTCGTCGCCCCCGCCCTGGGCGCCGCCGACCGGGCCCTGACCGCGTGGGCCCGCGGCCGCGCCAAGCGGGACGCCACCGCGCGGCTCGCCCTCGCCCGGGGGACGGCGGAACTCGACATCGCCCGGCTGCTCCTCGACCGGTCCGTCGCCGCCGCCGACGCGGTCGAGGCGGAGCCCGGGTCCGTGGCCCGGACCCTGCGGGACGCCGCCGTCGCCGCCCGGCTGGTCCGCGACGCCCTCGACCGGATCGTCGACCTCTCCGGCTCCGCCCTGCTCACCGAGACCGACCCCCTGCAACGCGCCTGGCGCGACGTACGCACCGCGACCGCCCACGGCGCGCTCGACCTCGACCGCAACAGCGCCCAGTACGCCCGCGACGCCTGGGGCTGGGAACCGTGA
- a CDS encoding lipocalin-like domain-containing protein, which produces MERSDLSGVWHLSAFHDLGPDDERLEGPLGPGPRGLLLYSDDGHMSVSIMRTAPSTRPPSTPVPLDFMGYAGRWRLDGDRVIHSVAITHTPRLRDTDETREVRFGDGRLSLYGTVTAGGRTVRRVLEWDRTGEWR; this is translated from the coding sequence ATGGAGCGAAGTGATCTTTCCGGCGTGTGGCACCTGAGCGCCTTCCACGACCTGGGGCCGGACGACGAGCGACTGGAAGGCCCGTTGGGGCCCGGCCCCCGAGGGCTGCTGCTGTACAGCGACGACGGGCACATGTCCGTCAGCATCATGCGGACGGCGCCCTCCACCCGCCCGCCGTCCACCCCGGTGCCCCTCGACTTCATGGGCTACGCGGGCCGGTGGAGGCTGGACGGCGACCGGGTGATCCACTCGGTCGCCATCACCCACACCCCCCGGCTGCGGGACACCGACGAGACCCGGGAGGTCCGCTTCGGCGACGGCCGGCTGAGCCTCTACGGAACGGTGACCGCCGGCGGCCGGACCGTGCGGCGCGTCCTGGAGTGGGACCGGACGGGGGAGTGGCGATGA
- a CDS encoding methyltransferase, with translation MSIIRTDRGTPDAGGEEAGPLPMTVLRELSLASAGSAALRVAARLGIADRLDDEPVPVDVLARDLEVDADVLERLLRTLRQYGVFTETERGHVHTPASRLLREDHPRGLKFWVLWVTEPWTWELWPRLEKAVRTGKGDFEERYGADFFTHLHREWPESTEVFNKSQTELSRLSSEAVAERLDLDGVRTLADIGGGRGYTLATLLERNPELEGILVDLPAAVAQPDPRLRPGGALASRARVTAGDCLREIPVEADVYLFKSILEWGDDQTVTALRNAARAGRPDSRIVVITNLVDDSPEIRYATGIDLLFLLNTNGKRHTRKGVTALVERAGLRLEGVGPINSHLHAIEASIPPGGVRD, from the coding sequence ATGAGCATCATCAGAACCGACCGTGGCACCCCGGATGCGGGCGGCGAGGAGGCGGGCCCGCTGCCCATGACCGTCCTGCGGGAGCTCTCGCTCGCCTCCGCGGGCTCGGCGGCGCTGCGGGTGGCCGCCCGGCTCGGCATCGCCGACCGGCTGGACGACGAACCGGTTCCGGTCGACGTGCTGGCCCGCGACCTGGAGGTCGACGCGGACGTCCTGGAACGGCTGCTGCGGACGCTCAGGCAGTACGGGGTCTTCACCGAGACGGAGCGGGGCCACGTCCACACGCCGGCGTCCCGGCTGCTGCGCGAGGACCACCCCCGGGGCCTCAAGTTCTGGGTGCTGTGGGTGACCGAGCCGTGGACGTGGGAGCTGTGGCCCCGGTTGGAGAAGGCCGTCCGGACCGGCAAGGGCGACTTCGAGGAGCGGTACGGCGCGGACTTCTTCACCCATCTGCACCGCGAGTGGCCGGAGTCGACGGAGGTGTTCAACAAGTCCCAGACCGAACTGAGCCGGCTGAGCTCGGAGGCGGTCGCGGAGCGCCTCGACCTCGACGGGGTACGGACGCTGGCGGACATCGGCGGCGGCCGCGGTTACACCCTGGCGACGCTGCTGGAGCGGAACCCGGAGCTGGAGGGCATCCTGGTCGACCTCCCGGCGGCCGTGGCCCAGCCCGACCCGCGGCTGCGCCCGGGCGGGGCGCTGGCCTCACGGGCCCGGGTGACGGCCGGCGACTGCCTGCGGGAGATCCCCGTGGAGGCCGACGTCTACCTCTTCAAGAGCATCCTCGAATGGGGGGACGACCAGACGGTGACGGCCCTGCGCAACGCGGCGCGCGCCGGCCGCCCCGACAGCCGCATCGTGGTGATCACCAACCTCGTGGACGACAGTCCCGAGATCCGCTACGCCACCGGCATCGACCTGCTGTTCCTGCTGAACACCAACGGCAAGCGGCACACGCGGAAGGGCGTGACCGCGCTGGTGGAACGGGCCGGGCTGCGGCTGGAGGGCGTGGGCCCGATCAACTCGCACCTGCACGCGATCGAGGCGTCGATCCCGCCGGGCGGCGTCCGGGACTGA
- a CDS encoding DUF6879 family protein, which translates to MHLDGDAWNDCFDSMEREAWRLETLPVYTMPQEAEKLKRFLAGEKSPDDYTSPWMDEVRQWASEGKSVGRVHVVTRPLSDYLRFEFEYYYRHHVKAGEDIRILDLTERENPGLPDQDFWMFDESKVILMNYRADGTQINRELYEGDPEPYRQWKRIAVAESVPFLEYVSG; encoded by the coding sequence GTGCACTTGGATGGTGACGCGTGGAATGACTGCTTCGATTCCATGGAGCGTGAGGCGTGGCGACTGGAAACGCTGCCCGTCTACACCATGCCCCAGGAAGCGGAGAAGCTGAAGCGCTTCCTCGCCGGGGAGAAATCCCCGGACGATTACACGTCGCCCTGGATGGACGAGGTTCGGCAATGGGCCTCAGAAGGGAAGAGCGTCGGCAGGGTGCACGTCGTGACCCGCCCGCTCTCGGACTACCTTCGGTTCGAGTTCGAGTATTACTACCGGCACCACGTGAAGGCGGGCGAGGATATCCGAATTCTCGACCTCACCGAGCGGGAGAATCCGGGGCTTCCGGATCAGGATTTCTGGATGTTCGATGAGTCCAAGGTGATCCTGATGAACTACCGGGCGGACGGGACGCAGATAAACCGGGAACTGTACGAGGGTGATCCTGAGCCGTATCGGCAGTGGAAGCGGATTGCCGTTGCCGAGTCGGTTCCATTCCTGGAGTACGTGAGCGGGTGA
- a CDS encoding helix-turn-helix domain-containing protein yields MTFDPEQMGQPKQELAALLKELRKRAGLTGDRLARRCNMSQSKISRIENGKAQPSLLDLERILRAVVAPPEVIEEVIALARLANTEWQDLRSLRRRGLEKKQTELAALESSSTEFRFFLLSMITGLLSTPEYIRASLANSPADVTKTIARKLERQEVLYDTKKRFTFILTEQAVRWPLLPPAAMAMQIDRLASLTHLPNVKLGVIPIAGCKPMAPMDTFTVYDNTLATVENTTGVVILRDPRDIEMHLELFSTLEGYALFGAEARALLTEWAAACRS; encoded by the coding sequence GTGACGTTCGACCCTGAGCAGATGGGCCAGCCGAAACAGGAACTGGCGGCCCTGCTGAAAGAACTACGCAAGCGAGCCGGCCTCACTGGGGACCGGCTCGCTCGGCGTTGCAACATGTCCCAATCGAAGATCAGTCGGATCGAGAACGGGAAAGCGCAACCGAGCCTGCTCGACCTGGAGAGAATCCTCCGGGCTGTCGTTGCTCCGCCCGAGGTCATCGAGGAGGTCATTGCCCTCGCGAGGCTGGCCAATACCGAGTGGCAAGACCTGCGCTCGCTGCGGCGAAGGGGGCTGGAGAAGAAGCAGACCGAACTTGCCGCGCTCGAATCCTCCTCTACCGAGTTCCGTTTCTTCCTGCTCTCGATGATTACGGGACTGCTGTCGACCCCTGAGTACATCCGGGCCAGCCTCGCTAATTCACCGGCTGATGTCACTAAGACGATCGCGAGGAAGCTGGAGCGGCAGGAGGTTCTTTACGACACGAAGAAGCGGTTCACCTTCATCCTCACCGAACAGGCCGTGAGGTGGCCACTCCTGCCCCCTGCCGCGATGGCGATGCAGATTGACCGGCTGGCCTCATTGACCCATCTGCCGAATGTGAAGCTAGGTGTCATCCCAATCGCGGGATGCAAGCCCATGGCTCCGATGGACACCTTCACTGTCTACGACAACACCCTGGCCACTGTGGAGAACACCACCGGAGTAGTGATCCTGAGAGATCCACGCGACATCGAAATGCATTTGGAACTGTTCTCGACACTGGAGGGGTACGCGCTGTTCGGGGCCGAAGCACGAGCCTTGTTGACGGAGTGGGCTGCCGCCTGCCGTTCGTGA
- a CDS encoding cupin domain-containing protein, which translates to MLDAASWAGRLGGDTFLAQTYHRSYAHFPGAADTAGLFSWDDLNRIIATQRLEPPRLRLSVDGEMVPLYRYAIPTTNRRAVTWSRIQPSDFHAQLRDGASLVLDAVEKIHPSVGAAAEGLERFLGTSVQANVYASWTEREGFGRHWDDHDVVVVQLHGSKRWRLWGMTREAPTFRDVESPEEPEGDPVADLVLSPGDVLYLPRGWWHSVTADQGTESLHLTFGMVPHTGADLMLWVVDQLRASLALRRDIPRFGSLAEQSDFTDAVRREVADMMADPRLVERWAESIDTTDLGHAIPSLPYVDGLPARGEITVKLTTPRGRLTANREQGTVTFSAAGTAWDFAESAAPALGTLLTNQPTTLGGLADSAGLEVKEVAELVSVLIDGHAVAVVGTAL; encoded by the coding sequence GTGCTTGATGCAGCCTCGTGGGCGGGGCGTCTGGGCGGGGACACGTTCCTCGCCCAGACGTACCACCGCTCTTACGCGCACTTCCCCGGAGCCGCCGACACGGCGGGCCTGTTCTCCTGGGATGACCTGAACCGGATCATCGCCACGCAGCGGCTGGAGCCGCCCCGGCTGCGCCTGTCGGTCGACGGCGAGATGGTCCCGCTGTACCGCTACGCGATCCCTACGACGAACCGCCGAGCGGTCACCTGGTCCCGCATCCAGCCGTCCGACTTCCACGCCCAGCTCAGGGACGGGGCGTCGCTAGTCCTGGACGCGGTGGAGAAGATCCACCCCTCCGTGGGGGCGGCTGCGGAGGGACTGGAACGCTTCCTTGGGACTTCCGTGCAGGCCAACGTGTACGCCTCGTGGACCGAGCGGGAGGGCTTCGGCCGGCACTGGGACGACCACGATGTGGTCGTGGTCCAACTGCACGGCTCGAAGCGGTGGCGCCTTTGGGGGATGACCCGTGAAGCGCCCACCTTCCGGGACGTGGAGTCGCCGGAGGAGCCGGAGGGCGACCCGGTGGCGGACCTCGTTCTGTCCCCGGGTGACGTGCTCTACCTGCCGCGCGGCTGGTGGCACTCGGTCACCGCTGACCAGGGGACAGAATCCCTTCACCTCACGTTCGGGATGGTCCCGCACACGGGCGCTGACCTGATGCTCTGGGTCGTCGACCAGCTTCGGGCATCCCTCGCGCTCCGCAGGGACATCCCGCGCTTCGGCTCGCTGGCGGAACAGTCGGACTTCACCGACGCCGTACGCCGTGAAGTGGCCGACATGATGGCGGACCCCCGCCTCGTGGAGCGGTGGGCGGAGTCGATCGACACGACGGACCTGGGCCACGCGATTCCGTCCCTGCCCTACGTGGACGGCCTCCCCGCGCGGGGGGAGATCACGGTCAAGCTCACCACTCCGAGGGGCCGCCTGACGGCGAACCGCGAACAGGGCACGGTCACCTTCTCGGCGGCCGGTACCGCATGGGACTTCGCCGAGTCCGCCGCGCCCGCGCTGGGCACGCTGCTGACCAACCAGCCGACCACGCTCGGCGGACTCGCCGACTCCGCCGGACTGGAGGTCAAGGAGGTGGCCGAACTGGTCTCCGTCCTCATCGACGGCCACGCCGTCGCAGTCGTGGGGACGGCGCTGTGA
- a CDS encoding aldo/keto reductase yields the protein MRAVSQAARTALAAGSLWVDTAPNYARGRAHEELRPVLGEYPTVRVATKTGFFTEKQGGIALAEGVLTREEAAGRHSLERRFVRWQTERSLAALGRVDLVFVHNPEHHGHSIDHAALHGRVREAFTALEEFAHAGRIGGYGVATWSGLTSGALSVPELLALARQAVGSAEHHFTGLQIPVSLIMDAPITQALNGGGPLVQAKDAGLITFGSAPLHGGELLDAMTPELVNLIRPGLSAAAAALLAAGSCPGLDVVLTSASTREHWDDVAKALAAPLTAQELRRVTDELAGE from the coding sequence GTGCGTGCCGTCAGTCAGGCGGCACGCACCGCCCTGGCCGCCGGTAGCCTCTGGGTGGACACGGCACCCAACTACGCCCGTGGTCGGGCACATGAGGAACTGCGCCCGGTTCTCGGGGAGTACCCGACCGTGCGGGTAGCCACGAAGACGGGGTTCTTCACGGAGAAGCAAGGCGGCATCGCCCTGGCCGAGGGCGTGCTCACCCGGGAAGAGGCGGCCGGTAGGCACAGCCTTGAGCGACGCTTCGTCCGCTGGCAGACGGAGCGGTCGTTGGCCGCGCTCGGGCGCGTGGATCTGGTGTTCGTCCACAACCCCGAGCACCACGGGCACAGCATTGACCATGCCGCTCTGCACGGGCGTGTGCGGGAAGCCTTCACGGCGCTGGAGGAGTTCGCTCATGCGGGCAGGATCGGCGGGTACGGCGTCGCCACCTGGTCGGGCCTGACCTCCGGAGCGCTCAGCGTCCCTGAGTTGCTCGCGCTCGCCCGGCAAGCGGTTGGTTCCGCCGAGCACCACTTCACCGGCTTGCAGATCCCCGTCAGCCTGATCATGGATGCCCCGATCACACAAGCCCTGAACGGCGGCGGACCACTGGTACAGGCGAAGGACGCCGGGCTGATCACGTTCGGATCAGCGCCCCTGCACGGCGGCGAACTCCTCGACGCCATGACACCCGAACTGGTGAACCTCATCCGCCCCGGCCTGTCGGCCGCAGCCGCTGCCCTGCTGGCCGCTGGCTCGTGCCCCGGCCTCGATGTCGTCCTCACCTCCGCGAGCACCCGCGAACACTGGGACGATGTGGCCAAGGCTCTGGCTGCGCCGCTGACGGCCCAGGAACTCAGGAGGGTGACGGATGAACTCGCCGGTGAATGA